The following are encoded together in the Sediminitomix flava genome:
- a CDS encoding PorP/SprF family type IX secretion system membrane protein — translation MKRNLFCLLLLLTSVGSVSAQQQPQFSQYMFNQFYLNPALAGNVSKWMEASLIHRTQWANYQGSFDEGGAPETQVFTLSLPFSRNNFGIGLNLLNDKLGGQTNQEIGLSAAYYIPIKNGKLSFGMRLSAVNYQIDYDVLRFVDPNDPLAQNTGVDGVVTYDLGAGLYYQTPLWFAGVGATHLQQTDLESEGIGLSSLSLHYNVIAGLNFNLGKNIELQPSVLVKSDLNAYSFELSTIATYNEKIYGGLSLREDEAMALIAGMYFMDHNRLRVGYAYDYTLKQVNAKQRSSHEIMLSFRLFAPYEQEPSIIRTPRFRH, via the coding sequence ATGAAAAGAAATCTTTTCTGTTTGCTCTTGCTATTAACTTCTGTCGGGAGTGTTTCCGCTCAACAACAACCACAGTTTAGTCAGTATATGTTTAATCAGTTTTATCTGAATCCTGCATTAGCAGGGAATGTATCTAAATGGATGGAAGCAAGCTTGATTCACCGAACCCAGTGGGCAAATTACCAAGGAAGTTTTGATGAAGGAGGAGCCCCAGAAACACAAGTCTTTACTTTATCACTCCCTTTTTCAAGAAATAATTTCGGTATAGGACTAAATCTTCTTAATGATAAATTAGGAGGACAAACAAATCAAGAAATAGGTCTTTCAGCAGCTTATTATATTCCTATAAAGAATGGCAAGCTATCTTTTGGTATGCGTTTATCAGCTGTTAATTATCAGATTGACTATGATGTATTGCGATTTGTAGATCCCAATGATCCTTTAGCACAAAATACTGGAGTAGATGGGGTGGTTACTTATGATTTAGGAGCAGGGTTGTATTATCAAACCCCTTTGTGGTTTGCGGGAGTTGGGGCAACACATTTACAGCAGACTGATCTTGAATCTGAAGGTATAGGGTTATCTTCTTTGAGCTTACATTATAATGTAATAGCAGGTTTGAATTTTAATTTGGGGAAAAATATTGAGCTTCAACCTTCAGTATTGGTAAAGAGTGACCTCAATGCCTATTCTTTTGAATTGAGTACGATAGCTACTTATAATGAAAAGATATATGGAGGATTATCCTTGAGGGAAGATGAAGCAATGGCTTTAATTGCTGGGATGTATTTCATGGACCATAACCGATTAAGAGTAGGGTATGCTTATGATTATACATTGAAACAAGTGAATGCTAAACAAAGGTCTTCCCATGAGATCATGTTATCATTTAGATTATTTGCACCGTATGAGCAAGAACCATCAATAATCCGCACACCAAGATTTAGACATTAA
- a CDS encoding uroporphyrinogen-III synthase, whose translation MANVTAKDSGREKPKMVKSILVSQPEPANQDSPYHKLAQKYDLKVDFRPFIEVQGVSVKEFRQQKIDILAHTAVIFTSRNSIDHFFRICKELKIEMPADMKYFCISEQTANYLQKYIVIRKRKIFTGTKTAKDLLEVIKKHKKEKFLFPCSDIRKDDIPTFMEEQNCTFSEAVIYRTVASDLSDLRDIYYDIIAFFSPSGIKSLFQNFPDFAQNETRIAAFGPTTASAVREHGLELDIEAPMPNAPSMTGAIELYVKEVNGLD comes from the coding sequence ATGGCAAACGTAACAGCGAAAGACAGTGGAAGAGAAAAACCCAAAATGGTCAAAAGTATCTTAGTTTCACAACCAGAACCAGCCAATCAAGACTCACCATATCATAAATTGGCTCAGAAGTACGATCTGAAAGTGGATTTTAGACCTTTTATTGAGGTACAAGGAGTCTCAGTAAAAGAGTTCCGTCAACAAAAGATCGATATTTTAGCACACACAGCTGTGATTTTTACAAGTCGAAATTCAATTGACCATTTTTTCAGAATTTGCAAGGAGCTCAAGATCGAAATGCCTGCTGATATGAAGTATTTCTGTATCTCAGAGCAGACCGCAAATTATCTTCAAAAGTACATTGTAATTCGTAAGAGAAAGATTTTTACAGGTACAAAAACCGCTAAGGATCTTTTGGAAGTAATCAAAAAGCACAAGAAAGAGAAGTTCTTGTTCCCATGTTCTGATATCCGCAAAGATGATATCCCTACATTTATGGAGGAACAAAACTGTACTTTCAGCGAAGCAGTAATTTATAGAACAGTAGCGAGTGATTTGTCAGATCTTCGCGATATCTATTACGATATTATTGCGTTCTTCAGTCCTTCTGGTATTAAATCTTTATTCCAGAACTTCCCTGATTTTGCTCAAAATGAAACAAGAATAGCAGCTTTCGGCCCAACAACCGCAAGTGCAGTAAGAGAGCATGGCTTAGAGTTAGATATTGAAGCTCCTATGCCAAATGCGCCTTCAATGACTGGTGCTATTGAATTATATGTAAAAGAGGTGAATGGATTGGATTAA
- a CDS encoding DUF4271 domain-containing protein, protein MWKQLLTLIILLQTQLLVAQQSKLHAVYSLEDDWKVYSHKWEGLIPFTPKRHQGQKQFFLNISSSFHSEDYIEIKVPKKTDVFIGDVLLFTTIDSTETWRRRIGDLRIEKNDDVLLVVNSALFQAKPPLAQVLSTRLTDDAFRVETQENVLLKTRPDDTQRQEILLICISLFIVLTFLFRRVGLRFDTQSFSHFFDLITFRRMKQHSYSGVAISLFFLGYIIMSTLVLVTISDEGNNSGVLWVDQLFWEPNLWIKTIGFFLFTTAIELARLALMWTLSKITGNKQLQVIHLLEYVELTKVFMSIVLMCFAFILFNPFPGSREFLELLVVISLLLKAFFITFSVYRQLPLQKNYLFSYFCGAEFLPTLLIVKIFIQF, encoded by the coding sequence ATGTGGAAACAGCTTCTTACTTTAATCATTCTTTTACAGACTCAATTATTAGTAGCACAGCAAAGCAAGCTGCATGCAGTCTATTCATTAGAAGATGATTGGAAAGTTTATTCTCATAAATGGGAAGGCTTGATTCCTTTTACGCCAAAACGTCACCAAGGGCAAAAACAGTTTTTTCTCAATATTTCTTCATCATTTCATTCCGAAGACTATATCGAAATTAAAGTACCAAAGAAAACAGATGTATTTATCGGTGATGTTTTATTATTTACCACTATAGATTCAACTGAAACTTGGAGAAGACGAATTGGTGATTTAAGAATAGAAAAAAACGATGATGTCCTTTTAGTAGTGAATAGTGCACTATTTCAGGCAAAACCACCTTTAGCACAGGTATTATCAACAAGATTGACAGACGATGCCTTTAGGGTCGAAACTCAAGAAAATGTTTTGTTAAAAACAAGACCAGACGATACTCAACGACAGGAGATTTTGTTGATATGTATTAGTTTGTTTATTGTTTTAACTTTCCTATTTAGGCGAGTAGGTTTAAGGTTTGATACACAGTCATTTTCTCATTTTTTTGATCTGATCACGTTCCGTAGGATGAAACAACATAGTTACAGTGGAGTAGCTATTTCTTTGTTCTTCTTAGGGTATATTATTATGAGTACATTGGTACTTGTGACAATAAGTGATGAAGGAAATAACTCGGGCGTTTTATGGGTGGATCAGTTGTTTTGGGAGCCAAATCTATGGATCAAGACAATTGGTTTCTTCTTGTTTACGACTGCTATCGAGTTAGCCCGTTTGGCTTTAATGTGGACTTTATCAAAAATAACAGGAAATAAACAGTTACAAGTAATACATCTTTTAGAGTACGTTGAACTCACTAAGGTATTTATGAGTATTGTATTGATGTGTTTCGCGTTTATACTGTTTAATCCTTTCCCAGGTTCTCGTGAATTTTTAGAGCTATTGGTGGTAATCAGTCTCTTATTAAAAGCATTTTTTATAACTTTTTCAGTTTATAGACAGCTACCACTTCAAAAGAACTATTTATTTTCGTACTTTTGTGGTGCAGAATTTTTACCTACACTATTGATTGTAAAAATATTTATTCAATTCTGA
- a CDS encoding DUF423 domain-containing protein, which translates to MNKQQTLFLASILGALAVSIGAFGAHGLESTLVANGRVETFEVGTKYFFYHTIALFITGLLMKEKENAWFKRASILFTVGIIIFSGSLFTLSITNIRWLGAITPIGGVGFILGWLFLALGVNKK; encoded by the coding sequence ATGAATAAACAACAAACTTTATTCTTAGCAAGTATACTTGGTGCTTTAGCCGTTAGTATCGGTGCTTTTGGTGCTCATGGGCTGGAAAGTACCTTAGTAGCCAACGGACGTGTAGAGACTTTTGAAGTTGGAACAAAGTACTTCTTTTATCATACCATTGCCCTATTTATTACAGGCTTATTGATGAAAGAAAAAGAAAATGCTTGGTTCAAAAGAGCTTCTATACTATTTACAGTTGGTATTATAATTTTCTCAGGAAGTCTTTTTACACTTTCTATAACTAATATCAGATGGCTAGGAGCTATCACTCCTATTGGTGGTGTTGGTTTTATTTTGGGTTGGTTATTTTTAGCCTTAGGCGTAAATAAAAAGTAA
- a CDS encoding GAF domain-containing protein has product MAEDLILPKTQDKTEIYEAILPQIKGLITYETDLTANLANVAAVLKEAFDFFWVGFYLTKENQLVLGPFQGPVACTRIPFTKGVCGAAYTQRKTLVVDDVESFPGHIACSSLSKSEVVVPIFKGEEVVAVLDVDSKELSDFNEVDEKFLTEIGRLVGEKF; this is encoded by the coding sequence ATGGCAGAAGATTTAATTTTACCAAAGACTCAAGATAAAACAGAGATATATGAAGCGATTCTTCCTCAAATCAAAGGATTAATCACTTATGAAACAGATTTGACTGCAAACTTGGCTAATGTAGCAGCAGTTTTGAAAGAAGCTTTTGATTTCTTTTGGGTAGGTTTTTATCTAACTAAAGAAAATCAGTTGGTACTAGGGCCATTTCAAGGGCCTGTAGCTTGTACAAGAATTCCTTTTACAAAAGGAGTTTGTGGAGCTGCTTATACACAACGAAAAACCTTGGTTGTAGACGATGTTGAGAGTTTTCCTGGACATATAGCTTGTAGTTCGCTTTCAAAATCTGAAGTTGTAGTACCTATCTTTAAGGGTGAAGAGGTTGTTGCTGTTCTAGATGTAGACAGCAAAGAACTGTCAGATTTTAATGAAGTAGATGAGAAATTCCTTACTGAAATAGGAAGGCTTGTAGGAGAGAAGTTCTAA
- a CDS encoding alpha-amylase family glycosyl hydrolase: MKMRTLSMSLAILLCTFATNVFAQSFTGPQKTQGYADFGDKITFIFDEALYGIKPQEKVTVTGEFRGWDADMDNQEWQLKKTGEAWMLTIDNADFGKIKPNTEFKFRVDDGAWIDPADGIDNVRNGNLVFMIERITKSLRAELRSDRLIWAEIQGDRVLVPSEYKIFDSKGKEIKVAGVLPNESRSTLIVPAEELDKRRVYYLEIPALGLRAECSYDGWFRELYSTKELGANIDNDTTAIRIFSPRADLVKLYLYKGRYDENAYETIEMAQDKDGVWETIIPENLHGIYYDFTVHGAVEKGNNFYESIPVHISDPYTRVSDNTFGKGRIWERTTPASPLKNGIPAMEDVISYEVHVQDFTDQLPVSDDIKGRFPAMIKSGLKNDRGEKIGFDYLVDLGINTVHLMPVQEYLHFPDEDWKASFKDDPYMIEQGISEENYQWGYRTSHAFAVESKYRTKGKEPGEERDEFRDLVQAFHDKDIAVIIDIVPNHTHEDMASKTFYHHFNVLDKQYYYRTKDYEHIGAYGNEVKTEDRPMTQRWLIEQCQYYINEFGIDGFRIDLAGQIDEQTLKALKDALGHDKIIYGEAWIASNDPNYENNPDWDWYKEDAPITFFQDDSRGAYKGPVFELKDKAKHRGWAGGKFDERDNVMLGLAAKFKDDKTPNSGITYLDIHDNFALADQFGSKDFDGRYGVDQDEYKIATTLMYTTLGPIVTHGGSEIMRSKAHAPLMEVEKETKEGYKVYMHGFRDSYNHRIANQFVWSQVGQKPQEGNTNDYANMHAYWKGMNEFRLSEYGEVFRVADAVSDDYYQFFTPESTTMLGYLVDEKVFVLLNAGQEAGTFENITLPEGKWKLIANTKEIDHKKGIRDSKDKMKLKTGQAINIDVEPTSVYIWVKQ; encoded by the coding sequence ATGAAAATGAGAACGTTGAGCATGTCGCTAGCAATTTTACTTTGCACTTTTGCGACTAATGTCTTCGCACAATCTTTTACAGGCCCTCAAAAAACACAGGGCTACGCCGATTTTGGAGACAAAATCACATTCATCTTCGATGAAGCACTTTATGGTATCAAACCTCAAGAAAAAGTAACTGTAACAGGTGAATTTAGAGGATGGGATGCCGATATGGATAATCAAGAATGGCAATTGAAAAAGACAGGTGAAGCTTGGATGCTTACCATCGACAATGCCGATTTTGGGAAAATCAAACCTAATACCGAATTCAAGTTTAGAGTCGATGATGGTGCTTGGATTGATCCTGCAGATGGTATTGACAATGTAAGAAATGGAAACTTGGTTTTCATGATCGAACGCATCACAAAAAGTCTTCGTGCCGAACTTCGCTCTGACCGTCTAATTTGGGCAGAAATTCAAGGAGACAGGGTTCTGGTTCCTTCTGAATATAAAATCTTCGATAGCAAAGGCAAAGAAATCAAAGTTGCTGGTGTTTTACCAAACGAATCTCGTTCTACACTCATCGTTCCTGCTGAAGAACTTGACAAAAGACGAGTTTATTACCTAGAAATTCCAGCTTTAGGTCTTAGAGCCGAATGTTCTTACGATGGTTGGTTCCGCGAACTTTATTCTACAAAAGAGCTAGGAGCCAATATCGATAATGACACAACAGCAATCCGTATTTTTTCTCCTCGTGCCGACTTGGTGAAATTATACCTTTACAAAGGCAGATACGATGAAAATGCTTATGAGACCATTGAGATGGCTCAAGATAAAGACGGTGTTTGGGAAACAATCATTCCTGAAAACCTTCATGGTATCTACTACGACTTCACTGTACATGGAGCTGTAGAAAAGGGAAACAATTTCTACGAATCTATTCCTGTTCATATTTCTGACCCTTACACTCGTGTGAGTGACAATACTTTTGGAAAAGGACGTATTTGGGAAAGAACAACTCCTGCTTCGCCATTGAAAAATGGAATTCCAGCCATGGAAGATGTGATTTCTTACGAAGTCCATGTTCAAGATTTCACAGATCAACTTCCTGTTTCTGATGATATCAAAGGTCGTTTCCCTGCCATGATAAAATCTGGATTAAAAAATGATAGAGGAGAGAAAATTGGTTTCGATTATTTGGTAGACTTAGGTATCAATACCGTTCACCTTATGCCTGTCCAAGAATATCTTCATTTCCCTGATGAAGATTGGAAAGCATCATTCAAAGATGATCCTTATATGATTGAACAAGGGATCAGTGAAGAAAACTACCAATGGGGTTACCGTACATCTCATGCTTTTGCCGTAGAATCTAAATACAGAACGAAAGGAAAAGAGCCAGGAGAAGAAAGAGATGAGTTCCGTGATTTGGTTCAAGCCTTTCACGACAAAGACATTGCCGTAATTATTGACATTGTGCCAAACCACACACATGAAGATATGGCTAGTAAAACATTCTACCATCACTTCAATGTATTGGACAAACAATATTACTATCGTACCAAAGACTATGAGCATATTGGTGCTTATGGTAATGAGGTAAAAACAGAAGATCGCCCGATGACTCAACGTTGGTTGATTGAACAATGCCAATACTACATCAATGAATTTGGTATTGATGGTTTCCGTATTGACTTGGCAGGACAGATTGATGAGCAAACTTTAAAAGCCTTAAAAGATGCTCTAGGCCACGATAAAATCATTTATGGAGAAGCTTGGATTGCCTCAAACGATCCGAATTATGAAAACAATCCAGATTGGGATTGGTACAAAGAAGATGCTCCGATCACTTTCTTCCAAGATGATTCTCGTGGAGCTTACAAAGGTCCTGTTTTTGAATTGAAGGATAAAGCAAAACACCGTGGATGGGCTGGTGGAAAATTTGATGAGCGTGACAATGTGATGCTCGGATTGGCTGCCAAATTCAAAGATGACAAAACACCAAACAGTGGTATTACATACTTGGACATCCATGATAACTTTGCTTTGGCAGATCAGTTTGGTTCAAAAGATTTTGATGGTCGCTACGGTGTAGATCAAGACGAATATAAAATTGCAACTACTTTGATGTACACAACACTTGGTCCAATTGTAACTCATGGTGGTTCTGAAATCATGCGTTCGAAAGCTCATGCACCACTTATGGAAGTAGAGAAAGAAACTAAAGAAGGTTACAAAGTTTATATGCACGGTTTTCGTGACAGCTACAACCACCGTATAGCCAACCAATTTGTATGGTCTCAAGTAGGGCAAAAGCCTCAAGAAGGAAATACAAATGATTATGCCAATATGCATGCATACTGGAAAGGGATGAATGAATTCCGTTTATCTGAATATGGTGAAGTATTCCGTGTAGCTGATGCTGTTTCTGATGACTACTACCAATTCTTCACACCTGAATCAACAACGATGTTGGGATATTTAGTAGATGAAAAAGTATTTGTTCTTCTGAATGCAGGTCAAGAAGCTGGAACTTTCGAAAACATC